A part of Ooceraea biroi isolate clonal line C1 chromosome 10, Obir_v5.4, whole genome shotgun sequence genomic DNA contains:
- the LOC113562801 gene encoding uncharacterized protein LOC113562801, with protein MVDVLDIGDESVFDERIVGLETHTYNPYANTTFGHSDEIRIPIHQQDLYTLPCESYLYIEGTFSVDGAAAAGDAQAAPDEPGEPQTHLVNNCAAFLFDELRYELNGVEIDRSRNVGVTSTLKNYVSLTHAHSNILLSAGWSLTGTFGLSDFNLCVPLGMLLGFCEDYRRVVINARHELVLIRARNDNNCVVLSGDRHGARIDLHKVQWRMPHVYLNEINKLRLLCTLESGRFLSMTFHSWDLYEFPLLQSTTAHSWAVKAATQLEKPRYVIFALQTGRRNAATKDASLFDACDLSNVKLFLNSTFYPYDDMHLDFAKNRYAILYDMYARFRRAYYALDRDDDGTVLTMNKFLHCGPLVVLDCSRQNETVKSATVDVRIEFDCRRNVPLETTAYCLILHDRVVEYNPLTSLVRRVV; from the coding sequence ATGGTCGACGTACTCGACATCGGCGATGAGTCGGTTTTCGACGAGCGCATCGTCGGACTCGAGACCCACACGTACAACCCGTACGCCAACACCACGTTCGGGCACAGCGATGAGATACGGATTCCCATACACCAGCAGGATCTGTACACGTTGCCCTGTGAGAGCTATCTCTACATCGAGGGTACGTTCTCGGTCGATGGGGCAGCAGCTGCGGGGGATGCTCAAGCGGCGCCCGATGAACCTGGTGAACCCCAGACGCACCTGGTGAACAACTGCGCGGCCTTCCTGTTCGACGAGCTTCGTTACGAGCTCAACGGCGTGGAGATAGACAGGAGCCGAAACGTCGGCGTGACGAGCACGCTCAAGAACTACGTTTCCCTGACCCACGCGCACAGTAATATCCTACTGAGCGCTGGATGGAGTCTGACGGGCACGTTCGGGCTGAGTGATTTCAACCTCTGCGTCCCTCTCGGGATGCTATTGGGATTCTGCGAGGACTACAGACGCGTGGTGATCAACGCGCGGCACGAGCTCGTTCTGATTCGTGcgcgcaacgacaacaatTGCGTCGTGCTATCGGGCGACCGACACGGGGCGCGGATAGACCTGCACAAGGTGCAGTGGCGCATGCCGCACGTCTACCTGAACGAGATCAACAAACTACGGTTGCTGTGTACCCTGGAGAGCGGACGATTTCTCAGTATGACGTTCCACTCGTGGGATCTGTATGAGTTCCCCCTTCTGCAGAGCACGACCGCTCACTCCTGGGCCGTCAAAGCGGCCACGCAGCTGGAAAAACCGCGCTACGTCATCTTCGCGCTGCAGACCGGTCGAAGGAACGCCGCGACGAAGGACGCGTCACTGTTCGACGCCTGCGACCTCTCCAACGTGAAGCTGTTTCTCAATTCGACGTTCTATCCCTACGACGACATGCATCTGGACTTTGCGAAGAATCGCTACGCGATACTGTACGACATGTATGCCAGATTCCGCAGAGCGTACTACGCGCTCGATCGGGACGACGATGGAACGGTGCTCACGATGAACAAGTTCCTGCACTGTGGACCGCTCGTGGTGCTGGACTGTTCGAGGCAGAACGAGACCGTGAAGAGCGCCACCGTCGACGTTCGCATAGAGTTCGACTGCAGGCGTAACGTCCCGCTCGAGACCACTGCGTACTGTCTGATACTCCACGATCGCGTAGTCGAGTACAACCCGCTGACGAGCCTGGTACGTCGCGTCGTCTGA